One Methanohalophilus mahii DSM 5219 genomic window carries:
- a CDS encoding (Fe-S)-binding protein has product MNDEHRRSILKCVHCGTCRAYCPVFNEYGWESTNARGRMLIAQQIDDDSDIDDSFRFSLDTCTTCGICEQMCPSGATPPDVVENARAAVVRKVGASKAQEKLKNDTVEWGNPLRESRQRLHWLEPAQKEELPDKCEYVYFAGCMTAYRYPEVARKTFDILKKLGVGVLEDEVCCGSPLLRTGSDASELIGHNLEQIKKSGAKTIITGCAGCYTTLKKDYPDEFEVLHVSEFLEKKLDELDIRKLDISVSYHDPCHIGRAHGIYEAPRNVIRRICNLEEMDTHHENARCCGGGGGVRRSFSDLSQSLASKRMDEVPEKAELLVTSCPLCRSNLEMAAEDRELIDIIELLEKAMC; this is encoded by the coding sequence ATGAATGATGAACATCGCAGGTCTATCCTGAAATGTGTGCACTGTGGAACCTGCAGGGCTTATTGTCCCGTTTTCAATGAATATGGCTGGGAATCCACCAATGCACGGGGCCGAATGCTCATCGCCCAGCAAATCGATGATGATTCGGATATTGATGACAGTTTCCGTTTTTCCCTGGATACCTGTACAACCTGCGGTATATGTGAGCAAATGTGTCCTTCGGGGGCAACACCGCCGGATGTAGTTGAAAATGCACGTGCAGCTGTTGTGCGCAAGGTCGGAGCCAGCAAGGCCCAGGAAAAACTCAAAAATGACACTGTTGAATGGGGCAATCCCCTGCGCGAATCCCGGCAACGCCTGCACTGGCTTGAACCGGCGCAGAAAGAAGAACTGCCTGATAAATGCGAATATGTTTATTTTGCAGGTTGTATGACTGCATACAGGTATCCGGAAGTTGCACGCAAAACTTTTGACATCCTCAAGAAATTAGGTGTGGGTGTTTTGGAGGATGAGGTATGCTGCGGGTCTCCTCTGCTTCGCACAGGCTCTGATGCCTCCGAATTGATCGGGCACAACCTGGAGCAGATAAAAAAAAGCGGGGCAAAAACCATAATCACGGGATGTGCTGGTTGCTACACTACCCTGAAAAAGGATTATCCCGATGAGTTTGAGGTACTTCATGTATCCGAATTTTTAGAGAAAAAACTCGATGAACTTGATATCCGAAAACTTGATATTTCCGTATCCTATCACGACCCCTGTCATATAGGCAGGGCACATGGTATATACGAAGCACCACGCAATGTTATCAGGCGTATCTGCAATCTTGAGGAAATGGACACGCACCATGAAAATGCACGCTGCTGTGGTGGCGGAGGTGGTGTGAGGAGAAGTTTCTCAGACCTTTCCCAGTCCCTCGCTTCCAAAAGAATGGATGAGGTTCCAGAAAAGGCCGAATTACTCGTAACTTCCTGTCCCCTGTGCCGCTCAAATCTTGAGATGGCTGCAGAAGACCGTGAGCTCATAGATATTATTGAGCTACTTGAAAAGGCCATGTGTTAA